The following are encoded together in the Bacilli bacterium genome:
- a CDS encoding beta-ketoacyl synthase N-terminal-like domain-containing protein translates to MTETGKIAVTGIGTVTPYGIGLNTFWEHLIANHSAVAAIEDEHLRQ, encoded by the coding sequence ATGACTGAAACCGGCAAAATTGCCGTTACCGGCATCGGTACCGTAACTCCATACGGTATCGGGCTTAATACTTTTTGGGAGCATTTGATCGCCAATCACTCCGCCGTCGCCGCGATCGAGGATGAGCATTTGCGCCAATG